From Anopheles arabiensis isolate DONGOLA chromosome 3, AaraD3, whole genome shotgun sequence, a single genomic window includes:
- the LOC120904990 gene encoding uncharacterized protein LOC120904990 produces the protein MFSKGVYSVLVLMIFWKTEGILCKENEKSGKDISGLNPSFYLTTDFILHLNELIKHLAVYALDDTVNSRHALDHAGAMWNHTEVVLEEMLQRSASDNATNVSLHDALDVIRRERIHFMKRVSDIDATALIERSGKYPAAITHTMQSSVHGLTDVSAKLLRVLAGTSERTGRANPTNTTIVLFLDVFNRAIVDTQENFQTQINRALRRVKSRLASLDATTALGQYLMKLAELYALQKSDINAKLALIGTSVSEKMEAFSTMVDSQLTAGLTGLLTDAATSSGHQFLYLCLKRYVYSYFDEARAVAKLLHCGEPELSTLQYLVTVAGPILERAAISDSSATKMNAICSSTACTDFYYLSLGDQILLVDTRIQSYVAFIHSELAELELRVYTCVQAASMDMDAYVTSIRSRFGVCLTSGNVNFVNGA, from the exons ATGTTCTCGAAAGGCGTTTATTCTGTGCTAGTTTTAATGATTTTCTGGAAAACGGAAGGAATTTTGTGTAAGGAGAATGAAAAAAGCGGCAAAGACATATCCGGCCTCAACCCTTCGTTCTACCTGACAACGGATTTTATCCTTCATCTGAACGAACTCATCAAACACCTGGCAGTGTACGCGCTGGATGATACGGTCAACTCTCGACATGCGCTCGACCATGCCGGTGCCATGTGGAACCACACGGAAGTGGTGCTGGAAGAGATGCTTCAACGATCCGCATCGGATAATGCAACGAACGTTTCACTACACGACGCTCTGGATGTGATCCGACGGGAAAGGATTCACTTCATGAAACGCGTATCAGATATTGATGCAACAGCGCTAATCGAACGCTCGGGAAAGTATCCCGCCGCCATCACACACACCATGCAGTCCAGCGTACACGGACTTACCGACGTGTCGGCCAAACTGTTGCGCGTGCTGGCCGGCACGAGCGAAAGGACGGGACGGGCCAACCCGACCAACACAACCATCGTCCTGTTCCTGGACGTGTTTAACCGTGCGATAGTGGACACGCAGGAAAACTTTCAAACCCAAATCAATCGTGCTTTAAGACGCGTAAAGTCCCGTCTCGCTTCCCTCGATGCGACGACCGCACTGGGGCAGTATCTGATGAAGTTGGCCGAGTTGTACGCGTTGCAGAAAAGCGATATTAACGCAAAGCTGGCGCTGATCGGCACGTCCGTGAGTGAGAAGATGGAAGCTTTCAGCACAATGGTCGACAGCCAGCTAACCGCTGGCCTTACGGGTTTGctgacggatgctgcaacgtcTTCGGGGCATCAGTTCCTTTACCTCTGCCTAAAGCGCTACGTCTACTCGTACTTCGATGAGGCGCGGGCGGTGGCCAAGCTGCTGCACTGCGGTGAGCCGGAACTGAGCACACTGCAGTACCTGGTAACGGTGGCCGGACCGATACTGGAACGTGCGGCCATCTCGGACAGTAGTGCGACGAAGATGAACGCTATCTGCAGCTCAACCGCTTGCACTGATTTT TATTACCTGTCCTTGGGGGATCAGATTCTGCTGGTCGACACGCGGATACAGAGCTACGTAGCGTTCATTCACTCGGAGCTGGCGGAGCTTGAGCTACGGGTATACACGTGCGTCCAAGCTGCTTCAATGGATATGGACGCGTACGTAACTTCGATCAGATCGAGGTTTGGCGTCTGTTTAACGTCGGGGAatgtaaattttgtaaatggtgcttaa
- the LOC120904991 gene encoding protein phosphatase 1B, producing MGAFLEKPMTSKHNEHGEGNGLRYGVGSMQGWRCEMEDAYHAKTGLGDSLDDWNYFAVFDGHAGDNVAKHCAANLLQRIITTTEFGNNDITKGIHTGFLQLDESMRAIPELASGLDKSGTTAVCAFISGQHLYIANCGDSRAVLCQNAQPIFTTQDHKPILPGEKERIQNAGGSVMVQRVNGSLAVSRALGDYDYKKVANLGQCEQLVSPEPEIFCRDREPADEFLVLACDGVWDVMSNEELCQFVHNRLEVSDNLVDVANQVIDTCLHKGSRDNMSIIIIAFPGAPPVSEEAQKREEELEQHLRARIEQILGEMSSIEYGALLKELAREDIPDLPPGGGLHAKCSYVSKVFKELHPKLAETCEMGNY from the coding sequence ATGGGTGCCTTTCTGGAGAAGCCAATGACCTCCAAGCACAACGAGCACGGCGAGGGCAATGGGCTGCGGTACGGCGTCGGCTCGATGCAGGGCTGGCGGTGCGAGATGGAGGATGCCTACCACGCCAAAACCGGGCTGGGCGACAGCCTGGACGACTGGAACTACTTCGCCGTGTTCGATGGGCACGCGGGCGACAACGTGGCCAAGCACTGTGCGGCCAACCTGCTGCAGCGCATCATCACGACGACCGAGTTCGGCAACAATGACATCACCAAGGGCATACACACCGGCTTCCTGCAGCTGGACGAGTCGATGCGCGCCATCCCCGAGCTGGCGTCCGGGCTGGACAAGTCCGGCACGACCGCCGTCTGCGCGTTCATCTCCGGCCAGCACCTGTACATAGCGAACTGTGGCGATTCGCGCGCCGTCCTCTGCCAGAACGCCCAGCCCATCTTCACCACCCAGGACCACAAGCCGATCCTGCCGGGCGAGAAGGAGCGCATCCAGAACGCGGGCGGCTCCGTCATGGTGCAGCGCGTGAACGGCAGCCTCGCGGTGAGCCGGGCGCTCGGCGACTACGACTACAAGAAGGTGGCGAACCTGGGCCAGTGCGAGCAGCTCGTGTCGCCCGAGCCGGAGATATTCTGCCGCGACCGGGAACCGGCCGACGAGTTTCTGGTGCTCGCCTGCGACGGCGTCTGGGACGTGATGAGCAACGAGGAGCTGTGCCAGTTCGTGCACAACCGGCTGGAGGTGTCCGACAACCTGGTGGACGTGGCGAACCAGGTGATCGACACCTGCCTGCACAAGGGCAGCCGGGACAACatgagcatcatcatcatcgcattTCCGGGCGCGCCGCCCGTCTCGGAGGAGGCGCAGAAGCGCGAGGAAGAGCTAGAGCAGCACCTGCGGGCCCGCATCGAGCAGATACTGGGCGAGATGAGCTCGATCGAGTACGGCGCACTGCTGAAGGAGCTGGCCCGCGAGGATATTCCCGACCTACCGCCCGGCGGTGGCCTACACGCCAAGTGTTCGTACGTGTCGAAGGTGTTTAAGGAGCTGCATCCAAAGCTGGCCGAAACGTGCGAAATGGGAAACTACTAA
- the LOC120904992 gene encoding metaxin-2 produces the protein MASTIENFYQKTATAAMKDWPRDAVLYQPYEEEQILLAENASCLAVRTYLKMLNLPVALEQRANAEFMSPGGKRTKLPVLRVENFIYAEFDHIVTFLEKNFNKSLSAPLTPEEKDQMRSTNCLVEHLFTTAEQYVSWIDPEVRNTVTKKRNGCVFPFPLNHVQNWRKESAVRRQLRMADYLHEGIDTIMGEVDHLCQDLSSRLGDKRYFFGDSPTELDALVFGHLYSIFTMKLPNNVLALTIHKYSNLNQFCKNIDETYFSVKGK, from the exons ATGGCTTCAACGATAGAGAACTTTTACCAAAAAACGGCCACCGCAG CCATGAAAGATTGGCCCCGCGATGCCGTACTGTACCAGCCGTACGAGGAGGAACAGATCCTGCTGGCAGAGAATGCGAGCTGCCTGGCGGTACGCACCTACCTGAAAATGCTCAACCTGCCGGTCGCGCTGGAGCAGCGGGCGAACGCCGAGTTCATGTCGCCGGGCGGCAAACGCACCAAGCTGCCCGTCCTGCGGGTGGAAAACTTTATCTACGCCGAGTTCGACCACATCGTTACGTTTTTGGAGAAAAACTTTAACAAATCTCTCAGCGCGCCGCTCACGCCCGAGGAGAAGGACCAGATGCGCTCGACCAACTGTCTGGTGGAGCATCTGTTCACCACGGCCGAGCAGTACGTGAGCTGGATCGATCCGGAGGTGCGCAACACGGTGACGAAGAAGCGCAACGGGTGCGTGTTCCCTTTCCCGCTCAACCACGTGCAGAACTGGCGCAAGGAGAGTGCGGTCCGGCGGCAACTCCGTATGGCGGACTATCTGCACGAGGGCATCGACACGATTATGGGTGAGGTGGACCATCTGTGTCAGGATTTGAGCAGCCGGTTGGGCGATAAGCGGTACTTCTTTGGGGACAG CCCCACGGAACTGGACGCTCTCGTGTTTGGACATCTGTACAGCATCTTCACGATGAAGCTGCCGAACAACGTGCTCGCACTAACCATTCACAAGTACAGCAATCTGAACCAGTTCTGCAAAAACATCGACGAGACGTACTTTAGCGTGAAGGGAAAGTAA